The Pseudomonas fragi DNA window TTTGTGCGGCGCTGGTCTGGCCAACACCGGCAAACAGGGTGGCGGCCAGGGCCGGGTGCAAAGGCGGGACTTCGAGTTTGTAGCCCATTGGGCCTGTGACGCCGTCTTTCCACTGAAAGTGATCGGAGTAAATCGACTGCGGCGCTCCGTAAAAAGGGTTAATGGCAGTAGGAAATTGCGCAGCCGAAAAGTTGACCAGATGGAGAAACGTCCGTTTACCCAGTTGTTTGTACGGATCGGGTGCGTCGGAACGCATTAGCAGGCCGGGTGTATTGATGCCGCCGCCTGCCAGTACATAGTGTCGGGCCTTGACCGTTATGGTGCGGCCCGTGGGCGCTACGCAGCGGCTGTCCATAGCCTGACATTGCAGGCCGGTGACCTGCTCGCCACTGATCTGCAGTTTCCAGGCGCGGGCCAGGTAGAGCAGTTCGCCGCCATTTTCGAGGGTGGCGGGAATGGTCGTGACCAGCATCGATTGCTTGGCGTTGGTGGGGCAGCCCATGCCGCAATAGCCCAGGTTCCAGCAGCCGCGTACATTGCGCGGGATCACATGCCAGCTGTAACCGAGCTTTTCGCAGCCGCTGCGGATCACCTCGTTGTTGGCGTTGGGCGGCACTGCCCAGGGGGCGACACCCAGGCGCTGCTCCATGCGCTCGAACCACGGTGCCATTTGTTCGGCACTGTGCCCCGCCACGTTGTGTTCGCGGGCCCAGTGCTCCAGCGTCGGGGTTGGCGTGCGAAAGCTTGAGGTCCAGTTGACCAAGGTGGTGCCGCCCACGGCCCGACCTTGCAAAATGCTGATGGCGCCGTCCTTGCTCATGCGCCCGACACCTTCTTGATACAGGCTGGCGTAGGCTTCGTTTTCAAGGAGTTTGAAATCGCTGCTGGTCTTGAGCGGGCCTTCTTCGATCAGCAATACCTTGTAACCCGCAGCACTGAGGATCTCTGCCGTGGTGCCGCCGCCTGCACCGCTGCCGACAATGGCAACGTCAGCCTCCAGGGTCAGGTCGCTGTCGAGGCGGGAGCCGTCATGGGTTTTCCAGCCTCGGGCCAGGCCTTCTCGGAACGGATCGGGTACAGGCATAGGAAGTACTCAAAATGAGTGTGAGATATCTCTGTGGGAGCGGGCATGCTCGCGATGGCATCAACTCAGCAGGTCTGAAGTAGCGCGTTGCCTGAATCGCGAGCAAGCCCGCTCCCACGGGTTTTTTACAGCTTGGGTGGCCCTGGGTAGCCGCAGGCGCCCCAAGACTGCGGGCACTCGTACCAGCTCATCATCACCAGTTGCACCAGCGAGCCGTGGCCCATTTTCAGCAGGCTCAGGCTGCTGTTTTGCCAGCGCTGCAGGAATGACTCAATCTGTTCGGGGCTGGCGTTTTCCCAGCGCCCCCACACCCCGGTCAACGGCCCGCGTGTTACAGGCATGGCCAGTACGTCGAACAGTTGCTGGGTCAGGGTCAGCAGCGCGGGTGACAGGTGGTTGAGGTTGTCGTCCAGTGTGTCGAGTGTGGCCTTGACCGCGCCGGGCATTGCTGGCGCGGTTACGCTGGCGGTGAGCATCACCGGGATCAGCGCACGCAAGAATGCCAGGTCACTGCTGCGCAGAACCGAGAACCCGCGGGCGCTGCTGCTGGCGGAACAGCCGCTGAGGCTGGCGCCCAGCCCGGCAGTGGCCAGTAATACACTGGCCACTGCGCCGACCTTCAAGACCCCGCGACGTGAAATCAGGGCGTTTTCGACACTGTGTGCTGGCATGGCCAAGGCTCCGCTAGCGGATAAACAGTTTCTGGATGATGCCTACCAGCTTTCGGCCATAGGGCGGGTAGATCAGCAAAGCGCTGTTCAGGCGCTGTTTGACCAACACCCCCTTGGCCTTGCTGAAGGTCAAAAAGCCTTCGTGACCGTGGTAATGGCCCATGCCCGAATGGCCGACACCGCCAAAGGGCAGGTCGTCGATGGCCACATGCAGCAGTGTTTCGTTGATGCTCACCCCGCCCGAGTGGGTGTTGTGGATAACGGTCTGTTGTTCGGCCTTGTTGTAGCCGAAGTAATACAGTGCCAGAGGGCGGGCTCTGCGGTTGATGTAGGCCATTGCCTGATCCAGAGTGGAGTAGGGCACAACGGGCAGTAGCGGGCCAAAGATTTCATCCTGCATGACCTGCATGTCGTCGTTTACATCCAGCAGCAGGGCATGGGGCATACGCCGCCCCTGGCCCTGTTCATACAGCGGGATCAAACGTGCGCCCTTGAGGGTGGCGTCGGTTTGCAGCCGTTCCAGGCGCGCCAGCTGCCGGTCGTTGATGATTGCGGTGTAGTCCGGGTTGTCGGCGAGCGTCGGATAAAAACTGAGCACGGCCTGGCGATAGGCGTCGACAAAACCCTCAAGCCGATTCTGGGGGACCAGCACATAATCCGGGGCGATGCAGGTTTGCCCAGCATTCAGGGTTTTACCCCAGGCGATGCGCTGGGCAGCGTCTTTGAGCGGTACATCGGCCGACACGATGGCGGGAGATTTACCGCCCAGCTCCAGGGTGACCGGCGTTAGATTTTCAGACGCGGCGCGCATCACCTGTTTGCCCACATGGGTAGAACCGGTGAACAGCAAGTGATCGAAGGCCAGGCCGGAAAACGCGATCGCTACTGCTGCCTCGCCCAACACCACGGTGACCATGTCGTCGGGAAAGACGCGCCCCAGCAAATCCTTGAGCAAACGCCCGGTGGCCGGGGTGAATTCGCTGAGCTTGAGCATGACCCGGTTGCCCGCCGCCAGTGCCCCAACCAAAGGGCCAATGGCCAGGTACAGCGGGTAGTTCCATGGCACGATAATCCCCACCACGCCCAGCGGCTGGTACATCACTTTGGCACTGGCGGGCGCGAACATCATGCCTACGCGGCGTGATGAGGGTTTCATCCAGCGCTTGAGGTGCCTGAGGGTGTAATCAATGCTGTGCAGGCACGGCATCAGCTCGGCAAACAGGGTTTCGTCGGGGCTGCGGTGGCTGAAATCCTGGCTGATGGCGTCGATCAGCACCTCGCGCTCGTGGCTCAACAGTTGGCGCAGGCTTTTTAGCCATTGCTGGCGCTGTGCAAGGGGCGGGAATGGATGAGCGGCGTAGGCTTGGCGCTGCTTGTCGAGCAGGGACTGGAGATCGTCCGGTTGGAGCGAGGCGTCGTGAAGGTGGGAACTGTCGACAGACATAGTGGCTCCAGGCGTTTTTTATCGGTTTTTATCGTTGCAGAGCAGTCATGTTTTTAGAGCCTATGCTCTAACTTGTCAATTGCAGGCCTGCCCTCCGTGTTGTTTATCGTTTCAAGGTTAGGCCGTAAGATGCCTTTCGTTTTTAATTTAAGCGCAAGCCCATGGCCATACGACTAAAAACCAGCCAGCGCATCGCCAATAGCAGCCTGGAGCTTTTTAACCAGCTGGGTGAACGCAGTGTCAGCACCAACCACATTGCGGCCCACATGGAAATTTCGCCGGGCAATCTGTATTACCACTTCCCCAACAAGCAGGCGATTATCTCGGTCTTGTTCAGCGAGTACGAGGCACTGGTATTGAGCTTTTTGCACCCGCCGCAAGGGCGGTTGCCAACCGTTGCCGACAAGCGCCAGTACTTGCAGCAACTGCTGGACGCCATGTGGCGTTACCGGTTTCTGTACCGTGATATCGAACACTTGCTGCACAGCGACACGGAACTGGCCATCCGCTATCGACGTTTCTCCCAGCACTGCCTCACTCAGGCCCAGGCCATTTACGCCGGGTTTGTCGAGGCTGACATCTTGCGCATGACTCCCCAGCAAATTGAATCCTTAAGCCTGAATGCCTGGATTATTCTTACCTCCTGGGTAGGTTTTTTATGTACCACCCGTGACAGCAGTGACCAGCTCAGCGAGCAGGCCATCAAGCGCGGTGTGTACCAGCTGCTGGTGCTGGAGTCGGGTTTTGTCACCGAGCAGGCTCGCGAAGCCGTCGATGAGTTGATCAAGGAATACTACGTCCCCCTGGAACATGCGTTGTACGCTCAATAACCGCATTTCACCCCTCACAGGAGTCCACTATGCCCGTTGCGCAACTGATCAGCCCGCAAGCCCTGAATGAACGTCAGGCGCAGCCCGGCCTGGTTATTCTGGATTGCCGCTTTGCCCTTGAAGACCCGGACTACGGCCGCTGCAGCTATGCCGAGGGGCATATTGCCGGTGCGCAGTTTGCCGATCTTGAACGCGACCTGAGCGGGCCTGTGATCAAGGGTGTAACCGGCCGTCACCCGCTGCCCGACCCGCGTACCTTGGTTGAGCGACTGCAAGCCTGGGGCATCAATGCCGACAGCGATGTGGTGCTGTATGACGATGGTCCTGGTGCTTTTGCCGCTCGTGCATGGTGGTTGCTGACCTGGTTGGGCAAGCGTGACGGCGTGTTTATCCTTGATGGCGGCCTCAAGGCCTGGCATGGCGCGGGCTTCCCGCTGAGCCTGGATGCCGCCCCGACGCTGCGCGGGACGTTCGAAGGCAAGCCCGACAGCCATATGTTGCTGAGTGCCGAAAAACTGCAAAAGCGCCTCGGCCAGCCGGAGCTGACCCTGATCGATGCCCGTGCCCAGCCGCGTTTTCGCGGTGAGGTCGAGCCCATCGACCCGATCGCCGGGCATATTCCGGGTGCGCAATGTGCGGCGTTCAGCGAAAACCTCGACAGCAGCGGGCGCTTTTTGCCTGCAGAGCAGCTCAAGCAGCGTTTTGCCGAGAAACTTGCGGGCCGCTCCCCCGAGGAGTTGGTGGCCTATTGCGGCTCGGGCGTGACGGCGTGCCATAACCTGTTTGCAATGGGCTTGGCGGGCTATCCGTTGGGCAAGCTTTATGCGGGCTCGTGGAGTGAGTGGATCAACGATCCGGCACGGGGCATTGCCACCGGCGATTGACGTGCGCAGTACAACAACCCCTTTGGGAGCTGGCGTGCCTGCGATGCCAGCAACGCGGTTTAGCGGATAGACCGTGGCGTCTGAATCGCGAGCAAGCCCGCTCCCACAGCATGTGTGCAGATTTCAGCGGTTCGAGTTGGCACTGGCCAAGCGGTATGCACCGGGGCCAACGCCGTAGACCTTCTTGAATTGCCGGTTGAGGTGGCTCTGGTCAGCAAAGCCCAATTGCGTCGCCACCTCTAATGGCAAACAGCCCTGTTGCAGCAAGGCCCGGGCATGGGCGATACGTTGCTGCATCAGCCAGGTGTGCGGCGGCATGCCGGTGGCGCGCTGAAATACCCGGGCAAAGTGGAATGGCGACAAATTGACCGCTGCGGCGAGTTCTTCCAGTGAAGGCGGCTCTGCCAGGCGGGCTTGCAGCAGTTCCTTGGCGCGGCTGACGGCGCGGTGTTCGACCCCGGGCTTTGCTGGCAATGGCAGGCGGGCATGGCGGTTAAGCAGGGCAAGCATCATCTGGCGCCATGCCGTTTGTTGCTGCAGTGCAGTCTCTGGCCCTTCAAGCAATTGATGCAACTGGAACAACCCGCGAAACAGATCGCAGTCGTACAGCAATGTGTCATTGAAGGTCGGCAAGTGGCTGGCGGGCAGTTCCAGTTCTTCCAGCAGCTGTCGGATTTGCGCATTGTCCGGGTAAAAAGCCCGGTAACGCCAACCCGCATCATGGCCTTTGTGACCATTGTGCACTTCGTCCGGGTTG harbors:
- a CDS encoding AraC family transcriptional regulator, translating into MDAEQGESIRFWQTPPLTGVELLTARYIEHRFVPHVHDGFVIGMIIEGAQRYRYRGAEHLAATGTLVLINPDEVHNGHKGHDAGWRYRAFYPDNAQIRQLLEELELPASHLPTFNDTLLYDCDLFRGLFQLHQLLEGPETALQQQTAWRQMMLALLNRHARLPLPAKPGVEHRAVSRAKELLQARLAEPPSLEELAAAVNLSPFHFARVFQRATGMPPHTWLMQQRIAHARALLQQGCLPLEVATQLGFADQSHLNRQFKKVYGVGPGAYRLASANSNR
- a CDS encoding sulfurtransferase — translated: MPVAQLISPQALNERQAQPGLVILDCRFALEDPDYGRCSYAEGHIAGAQFADLERDLSGPVIKGVTGRHPLPDPRTLVERLQAWGINADSDVVLYDDGPGAFAARAWWLLTWLGKRDGVFILDGGLKAWHGAGFPLSLDAAPTLRGTFEGKPDSHMLLSAEKLQKRLGQPELTLIDARAQPRFRGEVEPIDPIAGHIPGAQCAAFSENLDSSGRFLPAEQLKQRFAEKLAGRSPEELVAYCGSGVTACHNLFAMGLAGYPLGKLYAGSWSEWINDPARGIATGD
- a CDS encoding GMC family oxidoreductase; protein product: MPVPDPFREGLARGWKTHDGSRLDSDLTLEADVAIVGSGAGGGTTAEILSAAGYKVLLIEEGPLKTSSDFKLLENEAYASLYQEGVGRMSKDGAISILQGRAVGGTTLVNWTSSFRTPTPTLEHWAREHNVAGHSAEQMAPWFERMEQRLGVAPWAVPPNANNEVIRSGCEKLGYSWHVIPRNVRGCWNLGYCGMGCPTNAKQSMLVTTIPATLENGGELLYLARAWKLQISGEQVTGLQCQAMDSRCVAPTGRTITVKARHYVLAGGGINTPGLLMRSDAPDPYKQLGKRTFLHLVNFSAAQFPTAINPFYGAPQSIYSDHFQWKDGVTGPMGYKLEVPPLHPALAATLFAGVGQTSAAQMAQLPNTHMMLALMRDGFHPDSPGGHVQLRSDDTPVLDYSLTPYGWEGLKRAFHSMAEIQFAAGASAVMPLHSDAGYTTRLRATRDLIDSLSLELYRTRLASAHVMGGCAMGENSQMAVSDSLGRHHQLQNLSIHDGSLFPTSIGANPQLSVYGLTAKLATRLAERLKNS
- a CDS encoding TetR/AcrR family transcriptional regulator, whose protein sequence is MAIRLKTSQRIANSSLELFNQLGERSVSTNHIAAHMEISPGNLYYHFPNKQAIISVLFSEYEALVLSFLHPPQGRLPTVADKRQYLQQLLDAMWRYRFLYRDIEHLLHSDTELAIRYRRFSQHCLTQAQAIYAGFVEADILRMTPQQIESLSLNAWIILTSWVGFLCTTRDSSDQLSEQAIKRGVYQLLVLESGFVTEQAREAVDELIKEYYVPLEHALYAQ
- a CDS encoding coniferyl aldehyde dehydrogenase, producing MSVDSSHLHDASLQPDDLQSLLDKQRQAYAAHPFPPLAQRQQWLKSLRQLLSHEREVLIDAISQDFSHRSPDETLFAELMPCLHSIDYTLRHLKRWMKPSSRRVGMMFAPASAKVMYQPLGVVGIIVPWNYPLYLAIGPLVGALAAGNRVMLKLSEFTPATGRLLKDLLGRVFPDDMVTVVLGEAAVAIAFSGLAFDHLLFTGSTHVGKQVMRAASENLTPVTLELGGKSPAIVSADVPLKDAAQRIAWGKTLNAGQTCIAPDYVLVPQNRLEGFVDAYRQAVLSFYPTLADNPDYTAIINDRQLARLERLQTDATLKGARLIPLYEQGQGRRMPHALLLDVNDDMQVMQDEIFGPLLPVVPYSTLDQAMAYINRRARPLALYYFGYNKAEQQTVIHNTHSGGVSINETLLHVAIDDLPFGGVGHSGMGHYHGHEGFLTFSKAKGVLVKQRLNSALLIYPPYGRKLVGIIQKLFIR